The following nucleotide sequence is from Longimicrobium sp..
CGGCGGCGACCAGCGGCTGTTCGGGCGCGGGCGCCGCGTCGGCATCCACGGCTCGGGCGGCGGCACGCGCGCCTGGGCCGACGTGCGCGTGCTCGTTCCCGCCGGGCGCACCGTCGCCATCCACCAGGCCGTCGGCCGCGTGGACGTGAGCAACGTGCGCGGCGACCTGCGGGTGATGACGCACGCGGCCGCCATCACCGCCTCCGGCACGCGCGGCCCGCTGAACCTCGACACCGGCTCCGGCGGCATCGAGCTCACCGACGCCGACGGCGAGAACGTCCGGCTCGACACCGGCTCCGGCGGCGTGCGCGTGACCAACGTGCGCTCGTCGGGGCTGCTGGACATCGACACCGGCAGCGGCGGCGTGGAGGGGACCGGGGTGGCGGTGGGGCGGCTGCACGTGGACGTGGGCTCCGGCGGCGTGCGGCTGGACGGCGTCGACGCGCGCAACGTGGACATCGACACCGGCAGCGGCTCGGTGAACCTGCGCCTGCGCAGCGACGCCGAGTACGTAAAGATCGATACCGGCTCGGGCGGCGTGGTGCTGGCGCTCCCCTCGAACTTCGGCGCCGACACCGACAGCGACACCGGCAGCGGCGGCATCCACGTCGACTTCCCCTCCACCGTGCGCCGCTCCACCCGCGACCACTTCACCGGCACCATCGGCGACGGCCAGGGACGGCTGATCATCGACACCGGCAGCGGCGGCGTGCGGGTCGTGCGCAGCTGAGAAAAGGTCCTCACCCGATAGGGCCCTCACCCGAAAAGATGAAGGGTCGAGACGTAACAGCCGTCTCGACCCTTCATCTTTTCGACCTCTCCCAAAACCGACTGGGAGAGGTGGTAACTGCAACCATGTCATGGACGCTCGCCGAAGCTGCGGAGCGCGCTGAGTGGCCGCGAGCGAAGCGAGCCCAGGTCCCTCCCCCAGTCGGTTTTGGGGGAGGGACAGGCGCGCAGCGCCAGGGAGAGGGCCCCGGGCAGGCGTGTGACCCATCGCCCGCGCGCGCTGCGTACGCCCCTTGCAGCACGCCGCCGGCTCGCCGCGCATCCCGGTCGGATGCGCGCTGGTGCGCACGCGTGAACGGGAGGTGGGGATGAAGTCTTCGGAGCGTTCGCAGTCGGTCTGGGAGTCGACCAACCCGCAGCGCGAGTTCCCGCGCCTGGACGGCGACGCCACCGCCGACGTGGTG
It contains:
- a CDS encoding DUF4097 family beta strand repeat-containing protein, which codes for MRNAVIATCAAAAAVLAVPAHAQERYTLDGDRVAVYNLAGRVRVEAGGGGAVVVELTRGGEDARELSVRRGESNGFRHLAVSYPGDRVVYSPMGRWSNTTVEVRDDGTFGGDQRLFGRGRRVGIHGSGGGTRAWADVRVLVPAGRTVAIHQAVGRVDVSNVRGDLRVMTHAAAITASGTRGPLNLDTGSGGIELTDADGENVRLDTGSGGVRVTNVRSSGLLDIDTGSGGVEGTGVAVGRLHVDVGSGGVRLDGVDARNVDIDTGSGSVNLRLRSDAEYVKIDTGSGGVVLALPSNFGADTDSDTGSGGIHVDFPSTVRRSTRDHFTGTIGDGQGRLIIDTGSGGVRVVRS